From Coffea arabica cultivar ET-39 chromosome 10e, Coffea Arabica ET-39 HiFi, whole genome shotgun sequence, one genomic window encodes:
- the LOC140015024 gene encoding taxadiene 5-alpha hydroxylase-like — translation MSLQSSFFNTNMAFDLNFLLPLFSVFVALALAIVFYNYKSSRDKKLLPPGELGLPWIGETLDFLKAQKNNKLYQEFVQPRIKKYGKTFKTSLMGSPTVVVNGAEANKFFLSNEFKLVVSSWPTSAVQLMGSDSIMGKQGDAHRCIRGIIATSLSCSGLEATVPKMCNTVQLHLDENWQGKNIISLYRFTKTLTFNIVLKCMLGIEVEQKMLGIFERVLEGVFSPPVKFPGSAFSRAKNARVEVEKMLLNIVRKKREEIEFQQGGEEGGMLLFRLVKAMIQGEMSEKEVVDNMVLLVFAAHDTTSFAITMTFRMLAHHPKCYSQLLQEHLDIKDNRKPGETLTLEDIKKMNYTWQVARESMRMYPPIFGSFRKTIADIEFDGYTIPKGWKVLWTAYGTHYESEYFEDPLTFNPSRFEKPVQPYVYSPFGGGPRQCAGSQLAKLNILILIHFVVTQYEWSLVNPEEPIAVDPLPFPSHGMPIRISPKLS, via the exons ATGTCCCTTCAATCTTCTTTCTTCAACACCAATATGGCTTTCGATTTAAACTTTCTTCTGCCTTTGTTTTCTGTATTTGTTGCATTGGCTCTTGCCATTGTGTTTTATAACTACAAGAGCTCTAGAGACAAGAAATTATTACCACCAGGAGAACTAGGCCTTCCTTGGATTGGTGAAACCTTAGACTTCCTCAAAGcccaaaaaaataacaaattgTACCAGGAGTTTGTTCAACCAAGAATCAAGAAATATGGGAAGACCTTCAAAACTAGCTTGATGGGATCACCAACTGTGGTTGTAAATGGAGCTGAAGCCAATAAGTTCTTTCTGTCTAATGAATTCAAGTTGGTGGTCAGTTCATGGCCTACTTCAGCTGTTCAGCTCATGGGCTCTGATTCTATCATGGGAAAACAAGGGGATGCACACCGTTGCATTCGAGGAATCATTGCCACCAGCCTCAGCTGTTCTGGCCTGGAGGCAACGGTCCCAAAGATGTGCAACACCGTTCAGTTGCATTTGGACGAAAATTGGCAGGGTAAGAACATTATCAGCCTGTATAGGTTTACCAAAACTTTAACATTCAACATTGTGCTTAAATGCATGCTTGGAATTGAAGTAGAACAAAAAATGTTGGGAATCTTTGAGAGAGTCTTGGAAGGGGTGTTCTCTCCCCCAGTTAAATTCCCCGGGTCGGCGTTTTCCAGGGCAAAAAATGCAAGAGTTGAGGTAGAGAAGATGTTGCTAAATATAgtaagaaaaaagagagaagaaattgAATTCCAGCAAGGAGGAGAAGAGGGAGGAATGCTACTTTTCCGGCTGGTAAAGGCAATGATCCAAGGCGAAATGAGCGAGAAGGAAGTGGTGGATAATATGGTTCTGCTAGTTTTTGCTGCACATGATACCACGTCTTTTGCCATCACCATGACCTTTAGGATGTTGGCTCATCATCCAAAATGCTATTCCCAACTTCTTCAAG AACATCTTGACATAAAGGACAACAGAAAACCAGGTGAAACCTTGACACTAGAGGACATAAAGAAGATGAATTATACTTGGCAAGTTGCTAGGGAAAGCATGAGGATGTACCCTCCCATCTTTGGCTCATTCAGAAAAACAATTGCAGACATTGAATTCGACGGATATACAATTCCAAAAGGCTGGAAG GTGCTCTGGACTGCTTATGGAACACATTATGAATCAGAGTATTTTGAAGACCCTCTGACATTTAATCCAAGTAGATTTGAGAAGCCTGTTCAACCTTATGTTTATTCTCCATTTGGTGGAGGACCAAGGCAGTGTGCTGGATCTCAATTGGCCAAGTTAAACATCCTAATACTGATACATTTTGTGGTTACCCAATATGAATGGTCCTTAGTCAATCCTGAGGAACCTATAGCTGTGGATCCTCTACCATTTCCCTCTCACGGAATGCCAATTAGAATTTCTCCCAAGTTGTCATAA